Proteins encoded by one window of Mycolicibacterium sp. ND9-15:
- a CDS encoding adenylate kinase, with product MRVVLLGPPGAGKGTQAQKLSEKLGIPQISTGDLFRKNIGDGTPLGLEAKSYLDAGDLVPSELTNKLVEDRIEQPDATDGFILDGYPRSVEQAKALDEMLTRHDTKLDAVLEFKVSEDELFKRLKSRGREDDTEEVIRNRMQVYRDETFPLLEYYRSNNLQQVDAVGGLDEVFARALQALGR from the coding sequence GTGAGAGTCGTTCTGCTCGGACCACCCGGTGCCGGTAAGGGCACCCAGGCTCAGAAGCTCTCCGAGAAGCTCGGCATCCCGCAGATCTCGACAGGCGACCTGTTCCGGAAGAACATCGGCGACGGCACCCCGCTGGGGCTGGAGGCCAAGAGCTACCTCGACGCCGGCGATCTGGTGCCCTCGGAGTTGACGAACAAGCTGGTCGAGGACCGCATCGAGCAGCCCGATGCGACCGACGGCTTCATCCTCGACGGTTATCCCCGCTCGGTGGAGCAGGCCAAGGCGCTGGACGAGATGCTCACGCGCCACGACACCAAGCTCGACGCGGTGCTGGAGTTCAAGGTCTCCGAGGACGAACTGTTCAAGCGGCTCAAGTCCCGCGGCCGCGAAGACGACACCGAAGAGGTCATCCGCAACCGGATGCAGGTCTATCGCGACGAGACGTTCCCGCTGCTGGAGTACTACCGCAGCAACAACCTGCAGCAGGTCGACGCGGTCGGCGGGCTGGACGAGGTCTTCGCGCGCGCGCTGCAGGCGCTCGGTCGGTGA
- a CDS encoding class I SAM-dependent methyltransferase → MVTRTGSRYEGDSWDLASSVGATATMVAAARAIASTGDKPLICDPYAEPLVRAVGVDFFSRLASGELRIEDLDADSADSGASVGMARMTDNMAVRTRFFDDFFTDAGTAGIRQAVILASGLDARAYRLAWPAGTTVYEIDQPEVISFKSRALAEFGAVPTAERRTVAIDLRYDWPAALTAAGFDPSLPTAWSAEGLLGYLPPEAQDKLLDTITELSAPGSRVAVESGPSGIDEADRDKAVARMQEAAQRWREHGFELDFAELVYLGDRNEAGAYLADRGWRVSRRTIGELLADNGLPPLPEDDEAGNFGELQYVTGILEA, encoded by the coding sequence ATGGTGACGAGGACGGGCTCACGATATGAGGGAGACAGCTGGGACCTCGCTTCGAGCGTCGGCGCGACGGCGACCATGGTCGCAGCGGCGCGGGCGATCGCCAGCACCGGCGATAAGCCGCTGATCTGCGATCCGTACGCCGAACCGCTCGTGCGCGCCGTCGGGGTGGACTTCTTTTCCCGGCTCGCCAGCGGTGAGCTCAGGATCGAGGACCTCGATGCGGACTCCGCAGATTCCGGGGCGTCGGTCGGGATGGCGCGGATGACCGACAACATGGCCGTGCGGACGAGGTTTTTCGACGACTTCTTCACCGACGCCGGCACGGCGGGCATCCGGCAGGCGGTGATTTTGGCGTCGGGCCTGGACGCGCGCGCCTACCGATTGGCCTGGCCGGCCGGGACGACGGTCTACGAGATCGACCAGCCGGAGGTCATCTCGTTCAAGAGTCGAGCGCTGGCCGAGTTCGGTGCCGTACCGACCGCTGAGCGCCGGACCGTGGCGATCGACCTGCGGTACGACTGGCCGGCGGCCTTGACGGCGGCCGGATTCGATCCGTCGCTGCCCACGGCATGGAGTGCCGAGGGCCTGCTCGGCTATCTGCCGCCGGAGGCGCAGGACAAGCTGCTCGACACGATCACCGAGCTGAGCGCTCCCGGGAGCCGGGTCGCCGTCGAGAGCGGGCCGAGCGGTATCGACGAGGCCGATCGCGACAAGGCCGTGGCGCGGATGCAGGAGGCTGCGCAGCGGTGGCGCGAGCACGGCTTCGAGCTGGACTTCGCCGAGCTCGTCTACCTCGGGGATCGCAACGAGGCCGGCGCCTACCTGGCCGACCGCGGCTGGCGGGTCAGCCGGCGCACCATCGGCGAACTGCTGGCCGACAACGGTCTGCCGCCGCTGCCCGAGGACGACGAGGCCGGCAATTTCGGGGAGCTGCAGTACGTCACCGGGATACTCGAGGCATGA
- the secY gene encoding preprotein translocase subunit SecY produces MLSAFISSLRTVDLRRKILFTLGIVILYRVGASIPSPGVNYPNVQQCIAEVSGGEAGQIYSLINLFSGGALLQLSVFAVGVMPYITASIIVQLLTVVIPRFEQLRKEGQSGQNKMTQYTRYLAIALAILQSTSIVALAANGGLLQGCSLDIIQGQHEGLNIFTLVVMVLVMTAGAALVMWMGELVTERGIGNGMSLIIFASIASAIPGEGQAILESRGGLVFALVCAGALAIIVGVVFVEQGQRRIPVQYAKRMVGRKMYGGTSTYLPLKVNQAGVIPVIFASSLIYIPQLITQLIQSGSSNPNANNWWNSLVANYLTDPTSPVYIAVYFGLIVFFTYFYVSITFNPDERADEMKKFGGFIPGIRPGKPTADYLRYVLSRITLPGSIYLGTIAVLPNLFLSVGSSGPVQNLPFGGVGVLILVGVGLDTVKQIESQLMQRNYEGFLK; encoded by the coding sequence GTGCTCTCGGCTTTCATCTCATCACTGCGGACGGTCGACCTGAGGCGAAAGATCCTGTTCACCCTGGGCATTGTGATCCTTTACCGGGTCGGCGCCTCGATACCGTCGCCGGGGGTCAACTACCCGAATGTGCAGCAGTGCATCGCTGAGGTCAGCGGTGGCGAGGCGGGGCAGATCTACTCGTTGATCAACCTGTTCTCGGGTGGCGCGCTGCTCCAGTTGTCTGTGTTCGCCGTCGGTGTGATGCCCTACATCACCGCGAGCATCATCGTTCAATTGCTGACCGTGGTGATCCCGCGGTTCGAGCAACTGCGCAAAGAGGGCCAGTCCGGCCAGAACAAGATGACGCAGTACACGCGCTATCTGGCTATCGCGCTGGCGATCCTGCAGAGCACCAGCATCGTGGCGCTCGCCGCGAACGGCGGGCTGCTCCAAGGCTGCTCCCTCGACATCATCCAGGGCCAGCACGAGGGTCTGAACATCTTTACGCTGGTCGTCATGGTGCTGGTGATGACCGCCGGCGCGGCGCTGGTGATGTGGATGGGCGAGCTGGTCACCGAGCGGGGCATCGGCAACGGCATGTCGCTGATCATCTTCGCGAGCATCGCCTCGGCGATACCGGGCGAGGGTCAGGCCATTCTCGAGAGCCGGGGCGGCCTGGTGTTCGCCCTGGTCTGCGCGGGCGCGCTGGCGATCATCGTCGGTGTGGTGTTCGTCGAGCAGGGCCAGCGCCGGATCCCGGTGCAGTACGCCAAGCGGATGGTCGGCCGCAAGATGTACGGCGGCACGTCGACGTATCTACCGCTGAAAGTCAACCAGGCCGGCGTCATCCCGGTGATCTTCGCCTCGTCGCTGATCTATATCCCGCAGCTCATCACCCAGCTGATCCAGAGCGGCAGCTCCAACCCCAACGCCAACAACTGGTGGAACTCCCTCGTCGCGAACTACCTCACGGACCCCACCAGCCCGGTGTACATCGCGGTGTACTTCGGTCTGATCGTGTTCTTCACCTACTTCTACGTGTCGATCACGTTCAACCCGGACGAGCGCGCCGACGAGATGAAGAAGTTCGGCGGCTTCATCCCGGGCATCCGGCCGGGTAAGCCCACCGCGGACTACCTGCGTTACGTGCTGAGCCGGATCACCCTTCCCGGCTCCATCTACCTGGGCACCATCGCCGTTCTGCCGAACCTGTTCCTCTCGGTGGGGAGCAGCGGGCCCGTGCAGAACCTGCCGTTCGGCGGTGTTGGCGTTCTGATCCTCGTCGGGGTGGGCTTGGATACCGTGAAACAAATCGAGAGCCAGCTGATGCAACGCAATTACGAAGGGTTCCTGAAGTGA
- a CDS encoding class I SAM-dependent methyltransferase, which produces MTRTDSDTWDPASSVGTTATMVAAARALASRAPDPLFDDPFAAPLVRAVGLDFFTRLVDGEVEVNDIDGAGAEFMAHLIAVRTRFFDDFFVGATTAGIRQAVILASGLDSRSYRLPWPDGCVVYEIDQPQVIEFKTTTMATLGAAPAAELRAVGVDLREDWPKALRDSGFDSSQPTAFSAEGLLVYLPPDAQDRLFDDITALSAAGSSLATEYHPDGAATIGERSKAISRQFGERGANVDISDLFYSGERHHVVNYLAERGWQVSARTRPEVFAAYGREFPDTDLLTPMRDSLAIVATRN; this is translated from the coding sequence ATGACACGCACGGACTCGGACACCTGGGACCCCGCCTCCAGCGTGGGCACCACCGCGACCATGGTCGCCGCTGCCCGCGCGTTGGCCAGCCGTGCGCCGGACCCGCTGTTCGACGATCCGTTCGCCGCGCCGCTGGTGCGTGCCGTCGGGCTGGACTTCTTCACGCGCCTAGTCGACGGTGAGGTCGAGGTCAACGACATCGACGGAGCCGGGGCGGAGTTCATGGCCCACCTGATCGCGGTGCGGACGCGGTTCTTCGACGACTTCTTCGTTGGAGCGACGACCGCCGGCATCCGGCAGGCGGTGATCCTGGCGTCCGGGCTGGATTCGCGCTCCTACCGGCTGCCGTGGCCGGACGGGTGCGTCGTCTACGAGATCGACCAGCCACAGGTCATCGAGTTCAAGACCACGACGATGGCGACGCTGGGCGCTGCCCCGGCGGCGGAATTGCGCGCGGTGGGCGTCGATCTCCGCGAGGACTGGCCGAAGGCGTTGCGCGACAGCGGTTTCGATTCTTCACAGCCGACGGCGTTCAGCGCCGAGGGTTTGCTGGTCTACCTGCCGCCGGATGCGCAGGACCGGCTGTTCGACGACATCACCGCGTTGAGCGCCGCGGGGAGCAGCCTCGCGACCGAGTACCACCCGGACGGCGCAGCGACGATCGGCGAACGCAGCAAGGCGATCAGCCGGCAATTCGGCGAGCGCGGCGCGAACGTCGACATCTCCGATCTGTTCTACTCCGGCGAGCGTCACCACGTCGTCAACTATCTCGCCGAGCGCGGCTGGCAGGTGTCCGCCAGGACCCGCCCCGAGGTGTTCGCCGCCTACGGCCGGGAGTTCCCGGACACGGATTTACTTACACCGATGCGTGATTCGCTAGCGATCGTCGCGACCCGAAACTGA